A region of the Chryseobacterium cucumeris genome:
TAATAGATTTGCTGTTGAAATTCACGGGTAAGTTATTTTTCTAAATGTGGAGTTCACAAAGTTTTTTATACTATTTAATAGCTTTTCGGCCGCTATGGCATTCCACTCAACAACGAAAAAATTCCTTTTGATAAATGAAATCATTAGCTCATAAAATTCGCGAACAATAATAATTCACTATTGACATTGCGAAGCAAAAATTGACAATTATTTTCATATCTTAGTAAAAACACACTATGATATTAGATATATTGTTTCCTAACCGCTGCATCCACTGCAGCAGAATCATTGATCCTGAACTTTTGGTTTGTGATCTTTGTTTCAGTCAGATTCACTTTACCCATTACAATTATTTTGAAAATAATCCGATTAAGGAAAAATGCAGTTTATTTTTTCCGGTTGAAAACGCATTCGCTTTAATACAGTTTGAAAAGGAAGGTTTAAGCCGTCAGATTATTCACGATCTGAAATATAGAAGCAGGGAAAAAGCAGGAAAAATCTTAGCCGATTGGACAGCAGAACGACTTGATTTCAAAGATAATTTCCCTGACCTTTTAGTAAGTGTACCGCTTCATCCAAAGAAACTGAAGAAAAGGGGATATAACCAGCTGCATTTATTTACTGAAACTTTATCTTCGTTTTATAACATTCCTTTTGATCATAATTTAATTAAACGAAATCATTATTCTAAAGCACAGGCCTTAAAAGACAAGAAACACAGACTGGAAACTGTCAATACATTCTCCACAACCAAGCCTGTTACCGGAAAACATATTCTTTTGATTGATGATGTTTTCACGACAGGAAATACGGTTTCATCAGTGGCGTGGGAGATTTTAAATGCAGGAGATAATAAAGTAAGTGTTTTGGTGATGGCTGAGGATGTTTGATATGGGAACGGATGCGAGTTTCGGGGTGCGGGTTTCGGGATTCGGGATTCGGGATTCGGGATTTTCTGTACGGAGAAATAATCAAAATATTTTTAAATCCGAAAACTCTCAGACACTCTTACACTTCCGCCTCATCCATTTTCACGATTCAATTCTTTTTCCTAATTTTCAGAAAACTATACAACTATGCCCAATCTGATTTTACTGCACGGAGCTTTAGGTCACAGCGACATTTTTAAACCTTACCTGAATGTCCTGTCATCCTATTTTACAGTTCATACTCCTCTTTTTTCAGGACATGGAGACCTGAAACTTCCTGAAGACGGCCTCAATATTAAAAAGTATGTCGAGGAATTATCCGAGTATTGTAAAGTGAACCATCTGACAGACGTATCTATTTTCGGGCACAGTATGGGTGGTTATGTCGCACTTTGCTACGCAATGGAAAATCCTGACAATGTAAATTCTGTTATAACACTGGGCACAAAGTTCGACTGGACTGAAGAACAGGCTTTAAAAGAAAGTAAGATGCTTAATCCGGATGTTATTCTTGAAAAAATTCCGCAGTATGCCCAGCTTTTAGAATCACAGCACGGAACAAAGTGGAAACAGCTTCTTCCTGGTATTGCTGATTTAATGATTGATTTAGGTAAAAATCCGCCTCTGGAAAATAATTTTGCTACGATTACCACTCCCGTTCAAATCATGGTGGGTGATAAAGATAATATGGTAACGCTGGAAGAGAGTTCAAGGGTTTACAGAAGCCTTCCAAATGCAAAACTGGCCGTACTTCCGGATACAAAGCATCCTATGGATAAAGTACGACCTGATTTATTATTGAACTTAATAAAAGATTTCTGGAATCTTTCTTAATTATCGCTGAAGTTTTTCTCCGTAGCTCAAATCTCCGGCATCTCCCAATCCTGGTGTGATATACCCTTTTGAAGTTAAGTGTTCATCAATTGCTCCTACCCAGATATGAGCTTCAGGATATGCATTCTGAACAGTTTCAACTCCCTGTTTCGATGCAATGGCTGCAACAATATGAAGCTGGGTTGGATTTCCGTTGGTCAGCAAATCTTTGATGGCTTCAATAAGAGAAGCACCAGTTGCAAGCATAGGATCAGCTACAATAAGGGGTCTGCCTTCAATGCTTGGGCACGTAAGATAATCCTGTTTGATTGAGAAATAATCGTTGGCATCATGTTTTCTGTAAGCTGCCACAAAACCGCAGTCTGCTCTGTCTAAATAGTTCAGGATTCCTTCGAATAACGGAACACCTGCTCTTAAGATGGTTGTAATAACCGGCTGCACGGCTATTTCCCTGCTTTTTATTGTATCTAAAGGAGTTTGAATTTCAACTTCTCTGTACTCCAGTCCTTTACTGATTTCAAAAGCGGCAATCTCCCCGATTCTTTCCATATTTCTTCTGAATCTCATTCGGTCATGCTGGATTGTAACGTTTCTAAGTTCGTTAATCCATTCGTTGACAAGAGAAAAGTGTTGCGATAAAATAGTAAGCATGAAAATTTTATTTTTAATTTCAGTTAATTGATATTAATTGCCGCAAAATTACAACTAAAAAACGAATTGAAAGATCGGGCTGGAAGAGAAAGTCTGGTTGGGTGATATAAAAATCTCCGGCAAGCTTCGCTTGCCGGAGATTTCCGATGAACATTTGTTCTATTATTTTTGTCTGAAATACACTTCAATCGGAACTCCGGTAAATCCGAATTCTTTTCTCAG
Encoded here:
- the upp gene encoding uracil phosphoribosyltransferase, which codes for MLTILSQHFSLVNEWINELRNVTIQHDRMRFRRNMERIGEIAAFEISKGLEYREVEIQTPLDTIKSREIAVQPVITTILRAGVPLFEGILNYLDRADCGFVAAYRKHDANDYFSIKQDYLTCPSIEGRPLIVADPMLATGASLIEAIKDLLTNGNPTQLHIVAAIASKQGVETVQNAYPEAHIWVGAIDEHLTSKGYITPGLGDAGDLSYGEKLQR
- a CDS encoding ComF family protein, whose protein sequence is MILDILFPNRCIHCSRIIDPELLVCDLCFSQIHFTHYNYFENNPIKEKCSLFFPVENAFALIQFEKEGLSRQIIHDLKYRSREKAGKILADWTAERLDFKDNFPDLLVSVPLHPKKLKKRGYNQLHLFTETLSSFYNIPFDHNLIKRNHYSKAQALKDKKHRLETVNTFSTTKPVTGKHILLIDDVFTTGNTVSSVAWEILNAGDNKVSVLVMAEDV
- a CDS encoding alpha/beta fold hydrolase; amino-acid sequence: MPNLILLHGALGHSDIFKPYLNVLSSYFTVHTPLFSGHGDLKLPEDGLNIKKYVEELSEYCKVNHLTDVSIFGHSMGGYVALCYAMENPDNVNSVITLGTKFDWTEEQALKESKMLNPDVILEKIPQYAQLLESQHGTKWKQLLPGIADLMIDLGKNPPLENNFATITTPVQIMVGDKDNMVTLEESSRVYRSLPNAKLAVLPDTKHPMDKVRPDLLLNLIKDFWNLS